The genomic interval CAGTATTCTTGGAGGATGAAATTATGCCtgaaatttaaaagaaatatatccctgtgcgtgtgtgtgtgtgtgtgtgtgtgtgtgtgtgtgtgtgtgtgtgtatatgttacACCACCTGTGGAATTTGTCcctcaggggaaaaaaaaaacacaggaagggACAcacaagaaaggaaaaataggcgggactgtgtgtatgtgtgtgtgtgtgtgtgtgtgtgtgtgtgtgtgtgtctagggcagagggaggaaaggatTGGCCTGTGGGACGGGCAAACAAGTGGGAGTGAAGTCCTTCTTCTAAAGCAGACTATTTACAAGAAACGGCTATGAGCATGCTGACAGATTACACAAGACACACACCACCAGtcacacagcctgtgtgtgtgtgtgtgtgtgtgtgtgtgtgtgtgtgtttgaaagagagacagaaagtgacagaaGCACAGTGCGATGGTTAAAGGAAGGAGAGAAtggagatgaatgaatgtttcgAACCTCGTGGAGTTCATCCGCTCTCTGCGTCTGTTTTCTCCGGCTCCTCCTCGCAGCGTCTCGGttcttctcttgtctttttgtccCTCTCCTTCCCGTCGGTtgcccctctccttctctctcctgtaAAGATGTAACACACAGACGCACCCTTCCAGCATTAATCACAGTATATAtgctgagtctgtgtgttttctaagAGCAGATTTCTCTTGCGGTATCCCCTGCTGCTTTTTaggaaatgttctgttttttaagGCAGATGTATAGTATTGTTTGATTCTGCATGATGTTTTGAAAGATTTCCCAGTTCATAAGGTCATGAGACAAGCTTATCACATGAAATTGCATGTGTTCTCTCTGTTAAAGCAGGAAGTTGTTTTGTACCTTGTGATGCTTCACTCAGgaggaaagcagaaaagaaaaaagtcaaacGTAAAAGCTAATTTAATGAGCAGCAAATGAAGTTTAGACGTGAAGGTAAATTGTCAATTTGCTCTAAAGCCTATGAGGCGATTTCTTCCATCGCTGACTCTTATTTCTTCATCAACAGGATCCAAAATAGGACCAGGAAGCACCAATTACTTTACCTGCATTAAATGTTTATCCGGGTCACTTTCCCTGAAAACCAGATAACTTGCATTCATTTAGATGTCATCAGATTGGAAGTGCACCAACTCACCCACTTCAGGGCTGAAGCCAATAGTCAATATCATTATCACACACGAgaactgctgctaactgttcTAACTGCATTGTGTATTATGGGGTACAAAGAGGCACATATGGCACATATGTTGAGATCTATTTATACTGATTTATTCTATTTCAAGTATTCTGGGGCCATTTTTGCCTTTACTCAATAATGGATAGTTGAGAGGTGACAGAACAAGgtaagacagagaggggagtgGGAGGTTGACATGCAATAAATGTCCCCTGCTGGAGCTGAACTGGGGCTTTGCAATCACAGCATATGGTGTGTGTCTCTTTATAACTTGTTGGGAAACCCATTACCCATCATAGTCTATTATAGGGACCTGGGCTGTATCTAAGGTGCTACATCGTGGGTTGATTGATCTCAGAGTGATTTGATAACAGAAAACAAGTTACAATGTGCtttgaaaaaggcaaaaacgTGAAATGCATGGATCAGAGTGCAGTCAAATGGACACAAATAACatgaaaggaatagtttgggTGATTATTCCCATTTATTCCCATAATATTTCTATAAAATGTATACTTCTAGCACAAGAGTTACCCAGTATTTTAATGCAAGTTTGTATCACAAATCGGTATTACAGTAATCAAACACTTGTACACGGCAAGAGTGTTAATATGATTTGATTATAGTTCATTTTGGACTGATTGATAACTGAAACTCACCGATCCAGCGGTGGTACTGTGGCTCTCCTCGTTTGACAGCGAGTCAGGGCTGTTGGGCTCGTACCCGGTGTCCATGAATAATGGGGACATCTCTTCCTACGGCAgcagacagaccgacagaccGTCCACGGGCAGGATGAACCTTCACCCAGCCCGGATCATCCGTGCAGCGTTCCCGCAAGTAGAGTCGGTACCATTCAAACCATGACGTTGGCGCACGATCTGCAGCTTGGCGTAAACTCTGGATGAAAACCAATCAGTGCAGGCAGGAAGGAGGTAAGGCTGGATCTCCGTGGGGTAAGATAATGTCTGCTGGTTGCTTGGTGACTTGTCGCGTCTGTCGCGCTGTGGGGAAGCGCTCAGCCGGCGTGTCTGATGGCTTTTGAGCAGGAGGCTTGGCATCAGAGAGCCGATGATGCAACACGATGCTTTCGGTTTCTCATTATTTTAAACTGACCCGTTGCGAGGTAAGGCTGGCGGGGCTGTGCTGCCTTCACGTGGAGTATGTTAGTCTCTGTTTTCCGAGTCTCCGGTGGTAAAGCAGCGCTTGAAGCAGCAGTGTTTAGAACCGGACAGCTGATAAAAgtcgttttgtttttcaaatatctgctgttgtttttgtttgtttgtttgtttgtttgtttgtttgtttgtttttaaaactaaaaaagcAGGAGAATGAATCAATCTAATTCACGTCAAGCATGATTTACATCCAATCTGTTTGAGTCTTTattctgcagctcttcacctATTATACTTACAAATTTCACCCTGGTTTTCGAGAATTCTTACCTAAGTATATTTTTCCATCAGTATCAAGCAGCTATGTTGccttacagtaaatgtgtggTTAACTACAGTATACATGCTAACAGAAATTCTTGACAGCACGTGAACTCAtcataatgaatgaatgggAAAAGATGCTTTGGGACAGGAACAGGTCGGGGTAGTCTGACCAATTTAAGAAATGGGTTGCGCCTCCCTCACGTGCGGGGGATTTTTCAAGTGACTTTGCCAGGAAATGAATGACCTAACCCCCAGACAACATCCAACAGCCTTTACTGGTTCTCCGCAGGAAATGATGTAACTGAAGATAGAAGGAGAGCCGTTCTTGTGCCAACCATGCACAAGGCTTAATGTCTTTAAAGCAACTCCAAATATCCAAGCTAGTTTTTACTGTTTGGTCATATTCATGATCAGTTTATAATGAGGTAAAATCACATATCCAGAAAGCTGAACTCTCAAAATATCCAACTAAAATACAAATGTAATATTAAAATTCATTATTTTTGGGTATTCCTACATGGAAACCCTGTGAAAAgattttttgtattgtttgtttatttagtaTGCATAAgaattggaaaaagaaaaggttttgGATTGCAGGATGTTTTTgaactgttttaaaatgtttgtagGGGGCTAACAGAACTTTTTACAGTGTCTTGCATAAATGTAGggcatgttttctctttgtggaAACAGTATCAGCTGTGTTACTGTATCTTCCAATTCATTCTGTATTCTTTGAAATACAGCGGTACATtctgaatatttttggaaacaagctgtgacaGATCATCTCCGGATTGCGTAATCAAATGTGTAATTCcaagaacagacacacaggggCGCCAAACGTACAAAAACACGCGTCTACACCACGGCCACACCTTAAAAGTGCTCACCGACCAATCACCCAGCTTCGAAAGTCTCAAACCAATCAACGTTCGTTTTGTACCCAACAGTCCAATTGGTGGTTGCGTGGGGCGGgattattttcacagtttcttcCTGGTTCACAATGCTTTTGGATGCTAAATATCTTTCATACAAACTATAAATCAGTTACGGTAGCCTCTTTTTTTATAACTGTACTACAGCGGGACATCGTCACGATGGGTTTGCTGACCATTTTGAAGAAGATGAAGCAGAAGGAGCGGGAGATGAGACTGCTAATGTTGTATCCTTTAACAGTTTAACGTTACTAGCTTAGCTGGAGACAAAGTATTCAAATATCAACGTGATAATAACTTTATGTGTCAGTAACATAAGAGCCGCGAGCACCAATTTATATCTGCGTATGGATAGATAATATACAATAACTGTTGTATGCTAGTGCCGTTTGTCTCGCGCATTTTGTGCTCTATCATGCTAACGTGCTAGCTATCAAGCAGCGTTAGTTAACCAGGCTATGAGTTTCTTTAACTTGGCTCGTGCAGAGGTCTGGACAACGCGGGCAAGACGACCATCCTGAAGAAGTTTAACGGAGAAGACGTCAGTACCATCTCCCCGACACTGGGCTTCAACATCAAAACACTAGAACACAGAGGGTAACGCGCGCGCCTTCACACACGCGCATATACACAGGATGTGCTGTCTTTGACCTAAACTTCACACACGTTACGTATGAATACCACGCAGAATCAAAGCTTAACACTCAGGTCACATCCACCAAAAAGTCCACATTCACACTGTCAGTGTTCATCCTGCACCTCCGTTCACAGTGAGCACCTCGTGGTAAGTAACTGTATTGTTAAATACCAAATTGTCGTTCTGTGCGTTTTCTAGGTTTAAGTTGAATATTTGGGATGTGGGAGGTCAGAAGTCACTGCGCTCCTACTGGAGGAACTACTTTGAGAGCACAGATGGGCTGGTGTGGGTGGTGGACAGcgcagacagactgagactggaggactgcaggcaggagctcagtgcactgctgctggaggaggtacacacacacacacacacacaaatacactttCTATTATCACAACTAGACTGATTAATAATACTAAAGGACTGTCTTCTTAACTATTATAACATTGTCTGTACTTGCATCTTTTCCTTCATGCAGAGGTTAGCTGGTGCAACGCTGCTAGTGTTTGCCAACAAACAGGACTTACCAGGAGCCCTGTCCAAAGAGGCAATACGAGAGGTGACGTTCATACCCCTGTTCCAAGTCTAATTTCACTGATGTCGCCGGTGCTGATTTAAGGTCTTCATGTCATATTACAGTTGAATtatcacagtgtgtgtcctcGCTGTGTCTGTCCTGCAGGCGCTGGCCCTGGATGAGATCAAGAGTCATCACTGGTGCATCATTGGCTGCAGTGCAGTAACGGGAGAGAATCTGTTAGCTGGAGTGGACTGGCTATTGGACGATATCGCTGCAAGGATCTTCACCACTGACTGACTTGTgtacctgattttttttttttttaaataaacagcaACTTCTCGTTTGGAGAGCTCTGACGTATATCTGGGCCCCGTTATTGGACTTTGGAGATCTGAAGCCGCTGCGACATACAGACATCTGCACAGTCTGTATCCATGATTACAGGAACCACACCTGGCTTTTACATTTGAGATATTTGATTCAGGTAGTGTGTAGAAAGGACAGAATTTGTCCAAATGTTTTAGTAAATTCACACATACTGAAAACTTGTTTACTGTACTCACATGAATCCTCAGTTGGCTCCTGCTTTTATACTTCATTGTTCAGACTGTCAGATAATTTGTGCCTCACTTGTTCTTTAATAAATTTAAATGCCTACTGAATTAATATTGCTGTGTCACTGTTGAAAGGCACGGGTTCATCAAGTACATCCTcagacatgctcacacacacaaagtccacATCATTCTCTCAcccattttggttttctttgatCTTTAACTTGTATAATTTGTTCCCAACCTCAAAAAGGATCATTTATTTCTAGGTTATTTCAGGATCCTCTCAGTATTCCTCAGTTACTTTAGATCCACTCTTAAGAATGTTGTTTCACCTTTGATTTGATCATGGATGTAGTTTCCTGGTGTTAGCCGACATCAGGAAAGAGCCATGAGTAAATCCACTGTTCACAAATCTGTGTGCAGTTTAGAAACTGCCATTGCTTTTATAATCCATGCTGATGGATTTTTATTCCTCCTCAGCTGACATCAGGGGACTCGGTATGTATGCACTCATCAATTGGTACATCTTGTGATCATCATTTACATGACTTCcagcttttaaaatgtaaatctttCCTTACAATTTTGGAAGTTAATCACATTCGGGCTCAGCCTGCAGGATCTGAAAACCCTCTGAAACCCCTTTTATGTAGTTTGGCCTAAATTAAGAGCTGGATAATCAAAATACAGCTGAGTGCAATATCCACATTACAGGAGCTGCAGATTCTTTGATAAATGTATCATGCCATTATAAATGAAGTATTGTGGTGCTACAAGTCATTCTGGTAGCTGCAGATCAACTGTATAGCTCTTACTATGCTTACAACTTTGGGTGAGTAGTTGTCacagtttttcctctgttcaAGCTTGTCATTGGTCTATGAGAAGCTTGAATACATTATAAGACACACAATATAAGCTGTACTGaaatctgtattttatttgaagTTTCCACCATTTAACTTTCCAGTTACCTGGAAATGCACATCGTCAGGTCGttacaaaacataattcagcAGCAGTCCTGTTGCTCAGTTAGGATAAATGTAGTGTCGAGTGCCAGGGTCTGTCTTTGTCGCTTCATCTTTAGACAAACTGCAGCAATTGTGTTGCAACCGAGACGGCTGAGAGTTACGATGGTACCCAAATTCAGTCCCGAGTCTGCAAAGGAACACATCTTAGAAAGGGGTGGCAAAAACCTCAATGCTCAACTAAAAATGTTCATTACAGTGTTGATCAGAGGGGATACCAATCAGTCATGAATCTTCAGACTGGGGCGGTAATAAATAACTCATCACTTCTAAACTAAGCTTTCAAAATTAAGTTTGAAATCCTTACCAAATGCTGCCCAAAAGCAGTGGGCCCAGCTGGACTGAAGAc from Chaetodon auriga isolate fChaAug3 chromosome 24, fChaAug3.hap1, whole genome shotgun sequence carries:
- the arl2 gene encoding ADP-ribosylation factor-like protein 2 isoform X3 produces the protein MGLLTILKKMKQKEREMRLLMLGLDNAGKTTILKKFNGEDVSTISPTLGFNIKTLEHRGFKLNIWDVGGQKSLRSYWRNYFESTDGLVWVVDSADRLRLEDCRQELSALLLEERLAGATLLVFANKQDLPGALSKEAIREALALDEIKSHHWCIIGCSAVTGENLLAGVDWLLDDIAARIFTTD
- the arl2 gene encoding ADP-ribosylation factor-like protein 2 isoform X1; amino-acid sequence: MCNSKNRHTGAPNVQKHASTPRPHLKSAHRPITQLRKSQTNQRSFCTQQSNWWLRGAGLFSQFLPGSQCFWMLNIFHTNYKSVTVASFFITVLQRDIVTMGLLTILKKMKQKEREMRLLMLGLDNAGKTTILKKFNGEDVSTISPTLGFNIKTLEHRGFKLNIWDVGGQKSLRSYWRNYFESTDGLVWVVDSADRLRLEDCRQELSALLLEERLAGATLLVFANKQDLPGALSKEAIREALALDEIKSHHWCIIGCSAVTGENLLAGVDWLLDDIAARIFTTD
- the arl2 gene encoding ADP-ribosylation factor-like protein 2 isoform X2, with amino-acid sequence MLSVSHYFKLTRCERDIVTMGLLTILKKMKQKEREMRLLMLGLDNAGKTTILKKFNGEDVSTISPTLGFNIKTLEHRGFKLNIWDVGGQKSLRSYWRNYFESTDGLVWVVDSADRLRLEDCRQELSALLLEERLAGATLLVFANKQDLPGALSKEAIREALALDEIKSHHWCIIGCSAVTGENLLAGVDWLLDDIAARIFTTD